A genomic stretch from Methanomassiliicoccales archaeon includes:
- a CDS encoding HAD-IC family P-type ATPase: MKTSKKKQSFRFIRKYRPLDKSTRASKLGSTIAWHSITEAELFEKLKTSPEGLSVDECEKRLKEFGPNILPMRRPPSIIEIFIRQFLSPLIYVLLAAGLVAFFLDETLDATFIFVVVLINAIIGTVQEMKAEKSAERLQQLLKASARVRRSGKEFVIPADGLVPGDLVILESGNKVPADIRLISLSNFTVDESLLTGESIPVEKAVTLLPEETVVSDRKNIAFAGTTVSSGRALGIVVATGTETEIGRIAEVVTFTESAKPPLIQRLERFSKQISLIVVGAASLLAIVAAIKGMPLDEVFFLAVALAVSAIPEGLPVAVTVALVVRVTKMSRRNVLVRRLAAVESLGSCTCIASDKTGTLTVNMQTVKLVYLPLDSKFNVTGEGYSVKGEVTSLFEDPIVSVDMERLREFAVASALCNDASLILSGDDWSATGDAVDISFLAFAHKVGINPMELRTKFPVVGEVPFESEKRYAAKFYLIDGNVRVFVKGAVEAVLDFCKMMRTQDGISQIDRKVIEDEASAMARNGYRVLAVAVGETEINPDGNPLGEEGIPSLTFLGLAGLIDPPRPEVKEAVEICKYAGINVIMVTGDHPSTALAIARNLGIAESEEEVITGSQLSQASSPDNPEFVNLVRGKKVFARVTPVQKLQIVDALMRIGHFVAVTGDGVNDAPALRKANIGVAMGTGTDVAKDAASIIITDDNFASIVAGVEEGRYAYENIRKVTYLLVSTGAAEILLFILAIFIGIKAEGAHLAIPLLAIQLLWLNVVTNGIQHVVLAMEAGDPGVMKKPPRDPSEGIFDKLMIRQVALSSITMGSLAFLLFYYLLVIDGRSYFEASNLTFLFMVLLENIHVFNCRSEYESAFRVPISKNYFLLAGVFGAQGIHILAMHIPVMQEVLRIEPVSMEEWLMLLLLAMILLLVMEIFKILVRRKQKRISCQS; the protein is encoded by the coding sequence ATGAAAACATCGAAGAAAAAACAGAGTTTCCGATTTATCCGCAAGTATCGACCGCTCGATAAATCGACAAGAGCCAGTAAACTAGGGAGCACAATTGCGTGGCATTCGATTACGGAAGCAGAGCTTTTTGAAAAACTCAAGACTAGTCCAGAAGGGCTTTCCGTAGATGAATGTGAGAAGCGCTTGAAAGAATTTGGTCCCAACATTCTACCAATGAGAAGGCCGCCATCCATCATCGAAATCTTCATCCGGCAATTTCTGAGCCCCCTCATTTATGTACTCCTTGCAGCGGGTCTTGTCGCGTTCTTTCTCGACGAAACACTCGATGCGACATTCATTTTTGTTGTTGTTTTGATCAACGCGATTATCGGGACAGTCCAAGAAATGAAGGCAGAGAAAAGCGCCGAGCGATTGCAGCAGCTTTTGAAAGCGAGTGCGAGAGTGAGAAGATCAGGGAAAGAATTTGTCATTCCAGCAGATGGTCTTGTTCCTGGCGATCTCGTCATTTTGGAATCGGGAAATAAGGTTCCCGCTGACATCCGTTTGATCTCGTTATCGAATTTTACAGTCGACGAGTCGCTGCTTACGGGCGAATCGATTCCCGTGGAAAAAGCGGTGACTCTGTTGCCAGAAGAGACGGTCGTGAGCGATCGGAAGAACATTGCATTCGCTGGTACGACGGTCAGCAGTGGTCGTGCGCTTGGAATTGTTGTCGCAACGGGAACAGAGACTGAGATCGGACGAATTGCCGAGGTCGTTACTTTCACCGAAAGTGCAAAACCACCGCTTATCCAGCGCCTCGAGCGGTTCTCCAAACAGATTAGTTTGATCGTCGTTGGCGCCGCGTCCCTTCTTGCGATCGTGGCTGCCATAAAAGGGATGCCTTTAGATGAGGTTTTCTTTCTAGCTGTTGCACTCGCGGTTTCGGCGATTCCCGAGGGCCTTCCGGTGGCAGTAACAGTTGCACTTGTCGTACGAGTTACAAAGATGTCTAGGAGAAACGTGCTTGTGAGAAGGCTTGCAGCAGTGGAATCTTTGGGGAGTTGTACATGCATCGCGAGCGACAAAACTGGAACACTGACTGTGAATATGCAAACAGTCAAACTCGTTTACCTGCCACTTGATTCAAAATTTAACGTCACAGGCGAAGGTTATTCGGTGAAGGGTGAGGTGACCTCCTTATTCGAAGATCCCATCGTGAGCGTCGATATGGAGAGACTCAGAGAGTTTGCTGTGGCCAGCGCTCTCTGTAACGACGCCTCATTGATTTTGTCAGGCGATGATTGGTCTGCAACGGGAGATGCTGTTGATATCTCATTCCTTGCTTTTGCGCATAAGGTTGGTATCAATCCTATGGAGTTGAGAACGAAGTTCCCCGTCGTCGGGGAAGTTCCTTTTGAATCCGAGAAACGCTACGCCGCCAAATTCTATCTTATTGATGGAAACGTGCGTGTCTTTGTTAAAGGCGCTGTTGAAGCAGTCCTAGATTTTTGCAAGATGATGAGGACACAGGATGGCATCAGTCAAATTGATCGAAAGGTTATCGAAGATGAAGCGAGTGCAATGGCAAGAAATGGTTACAGGGTACTTGCAGTTGCAGTGGGGGAAACTGAAATTAATCCTGACGGCAACCCTCTTGGCGAAGAAGGCATTCCTTCGCTCACATTTCTTGGGCTCGCGGGACTCATCGATCCTCCGAGACCCGAAGTCAAGGAAGCTGTTGAGATATGCAAGTATGCGGGAATCAATGTGATTATGGTTACTGGTGATCACCCCTCAACCGCACTCGCAATTGCAAGAAACCTTGGGATCGCCGAATCTGAAGAGGAAGTCATCACGGGCAGCCAATTATCACAGGCTAGCTCACCAGATAATCCAGAATTTGTCAATCTAGTTAGAGGAAAAAAGGTGTTCGCAAGAGTAACGCCTGTTCAGAAGCTGCAGATTGTTGACGCGTTGATGAGGATAGGCCATTTTGTTGCTGTGACTGGTGATGGGGTCAACGATGCACCCGCTCTCAGAAAAGCAAATATCGGGGTGGCGATGGGAACTGGAACCGATGTCGCAAAGGATGCAGCATCGATCATCATCACCGACGATAACTTCGCTTCAATCGTCGCTGGGGTGGAAGAAGGCAGGTATGCTTATGAAAATATCAGAAAGGTTACATATTTGCTGGTCTCAACCGGCGCTGCAGAAATCCTGCTCTTCATTCTCGCAATCTTCATCGGTATCAAGGCTGAAGGTGCTCACCTTGCGATACCATTGCTCGCCATTCAGCTCCTGTGGCTTAACGTTGTCACGAATGGGATTCAGCATGTTGTCCTTGCAATGGAAGCCGGCGATCCTGGAGTGATGAAGAAACCTCCACGCGATCCATCAGAGGGCATCTTTGACAAACTGATGATCCGACAGGTCGCCTTATCCTCGATCACAATGGGGTCGCTGGCTTTCCTCTTGTTTTATTATCTGCTCGTGATCGATGGACGCTCGTATTTCGAAGCATCGAATCTAACCTTCCTTTTCATGGTACTCCTTGAAAACATTCATGTCTTCAACTGCCGCTCGGAATATGAATCGGCATTCAGAGTTCCAATTAGCAAGAATTATTTCCTCTTAGCCGGCGTGTTTGGCGCCCAGGGAATTCACATACTAGCGATGCATATACCGGTGATGCAGGAAGTGTTGAGAATCGAGCCCGTATCGATGGAAGAATGGCTCATGCTGTTATTGCTTGCTATGATTCTCCTCCTTGTCATGGAGATCTTCAAGATCCTCGTCAGAAGAAAGCAAAAGAGGATCAGCTGTCAGAGCTGA
- a CDS encoding CBS domain-containing protein codes for MTIKKVVKDLRVRDVMTKDVIAIHEDIMLKDLKALFDKYDYNGFPVVRDGYLVGIVTKLDLLKTFSPGKSVSKTDLLKLFAEKVGEIMRRAVISINVDDDLKKAIEYMVEFKLRSLPVVDNEGKLVGMISRKDVMDHLLITDNDSFN; via the coding sequence ATGACTATTAAGAAGGTTGTCAAAGATCTCCGAGTTAGGGATGTGATGACAAAAGATGTCATCGCGATTCATGAAGATATAATGCTCAAGGATCTCAAGGCGCTTTTCGACAAGTATGACTATAATGGTTTCCCCGTTGTGCGCGATGGCTATCTCGTCGGCATTGTTACAAAACTGGATTTGTTAAAAACTTTTTCACCTGGAAAAAGCGTTTCGAAAACCGATCTTCTCAAATTATTCGCTGAAAAAGTCGGCGAGATCATGAGAAGGGCCGTCATTTCGATCAACGTTGATGATGATTTGAAAAAGGCCATTGAGTACATGGTTGAATTCAAATTGAGAAGTCTACCAGTTGTTGACAATGAAGGTAAACTCGTCGGTATGATATCTCGAAAGGATGTTATGGACCATTTATTGATCACTGACAATGATAGCTTTAATTAA
- a CDS encoding KamA family radical SAM protein, whose amino-acid sequence MQVAARRILRVRELFETDPEMYKELENSEDLEEARERLMQLMERRERFYLDRECSIEALERVTALSCVRVLKNFLSRRNEDVAGCSTLRVLYNLVKRYDIVPPAFHAFFLDVLHIAKGSLGKSGIYKEEAPPFLEFEGPEAARVRSEYLDELARRCFSRINSYAHGLDPKIIEIREANRKRILDVLGGTEDDWQDYRWQLKNILRDVDTISEIIDLTMSEREAIRLAVENGIPFGITPYYLSLMDKDASRKNDHALRAQVIPSLDYVEAMISFKDKRDVVFDFMKERQTSPISLITRRYPMIAIFKPYNACAQVCVYCQRNWEIDGVLSPCALATKQQINDAIRWFEEHPAITEVLITGGDPALLSDSLQREIIERFAAMPHIQRIRIGTRLPVVLPMRFNDSYLGVLADAHNPPSRELCIVTHFEHPYEITPDAANAVQAIRKKGIMVYNQQVFTFENCRRFETVALRILLKRIGVDPYYTFNTKGKEETRWFRVPIARILQEAKEEARLIPGLSRTDEPVFNIPALGKNHLRAWQHHDLIMITSEGERVYEFHPWEKNIALAPTYIYRDVPIAEFLDRLASRGENIEDYESIWYYF is encoded by the coding sequence ATGCAAGTAGCAGCACGTCGTATCCTGAGGGTTCGTGAGCTGTTTGAAACGGACCCCGAAATGTACAAGGAACTTGAGAATAGCGAAGATCTTGAAGAAGCTCGCGAAAGGTTAATGCAGTTAATGGAACGCAGAGAGCGATTCTATTTGGATCGCGAGTGCTCAATTGAAGCCCTCGAGAGGGTGACTGCTCTGAGTTGCGTTCGTGTCTTGAAAAATTTTCTCTCGAGAAGAAACGAGGATGTTGCTGGCTGCAGTACTTTGAGAGTTCTTTACAATCTTGTCAAGCGCTACGACATTGTCCCCCCTGCTTTCCATGCCTTTTTCCTCGATGTGCTTCACATTGCTAAAGGATCTCTTGGCAAATCAGGTATTTATAAGGAAGAAGCACCACCGTTTCTCGAATTTGAGGGGCCTGAGGCTGCACGGGTTCGATCCGAATATCTGGATGAACTGGCAAGACGTTGCTTCTCACGAATCAATTCATATGCTCATGGCCTTGATCCCAAGATCATTGAAATCAGAGAAGCTAATAGGAAGAGAATACTCGATGTTCTCGGCGGGACAGAAGACGACTGGCAAGATTATCGATGGCAGTTAAAGAATATTTTGAGGGATGTTGACACAATATCGGAGATCATTGACCTTACAATGTCTGAAAGAGAAGCGATCAGACTAGCTGTTGAGAACGGAATCCCGTTTGGAATCACACCATATTACCTCTCTCTAATGGATAAAGACGCAAGCCGTAAGAATGATCATGCTTTGCGCGCGCAAGTAATTCCCTCACTCGATTACGTTGAGGCGATGATATCATTCAAAGACAAGCGCGATGTCGTCTTTGATTTTATGAAAGAGCGACAAACGTCACCGATTTCTCTCATCACGAGACGCTATCCGATGATTGCGATCTTCAAACCTTATAACGCCTGCGCTCAGGTGTGTGTATATTGCCAGAGGAACTGGGAAATTGATGGAGTTCTGAGTCCCTGTGCGTTAGCGACGAAACAGCAGATCAACGATGCGATCAGGTGGTTTGAAGAACATCCTGCGATCACAGAAGTTTTGATCACTGGCGGCGATCCGGCCCTTCTATCCGACAGTCTTCAACGGGAGATTATTGAACGTTTTGCGGCAATGCCCCATATACAAAGGATCAGGATCGGCACGAGGCTCCCCGTCGTTTTGCCAATGCGATTCAATGATTCATATCTCGGAGTTCTTGCTGATGCGCACAATCCGCCGAGTAGGGAGCTCTGCATTGTAACGCATTTTGAGCATCCATACGAAATCACACCAGATGCTGCGAACGCTGTGCAAGCGATCAGAAAAAAAGGAATAATGGTTTACAATCAACAGGTTTTCACCTTCGAGAACTGTAGGCGGTTTGAGACGGTGGCACTTAGAATCCTGCTCAAGAGAATTGGCGTCGATCCCTACTACACCTTCAACACGAAAGGCAAAGAAGAGACTCGCTGGTTCAGAGTTCCAATTGCGCGTATTTTGCAGGAAGCAAAAGAGGAAGCGCGTCTTATCCCAGGACTCTCAAGAACGGATGAACCGGTCTTCAATATCCCCGCACTAGGGAAGAATCATCTCAGGGCATGGCAGCACCATGATCTGATCATGATCACCTCAGAGGGAGAAAGGGTTTATGAATTCCATCCCTGGGAGAAGAACATCGCTCTCGCACCCACCTATATTTACAGGGATGTTCCGATTGCGGAATTCCTCGATCGCCTGGCGTCGAGAGGAGAGAACATTGAGGATTATGAAAGCATCTGGTATTATTTCTGA
- a CDS encoding redox-regulated ATPase YchF, translated as MQIGIVGKPNVGKSTFFSAATLATVEIADYPFTTIKPNRGVAYIRAKCPHTEFGVKCNPRNSACENGIRLVPVELLDVAGLVPDAWQGRGLGNKFLDDLRQAAALIHVVDASGGTDEEGNKIPPGSHDPLSDIKFLEQEIAYWIKGILEKGFAKMARQAHLEGIKVEKAIHERLTGLGVSETDIIMAIRNAGLPDNPMYWQDADLLRLADAIRKQGKPMIIALNKADVASESLLTRLMNLEGYITVPVCAESELGLKRAAKAGLIRYLPGDKDFTIIDPQKLNENQKKALDYFAKVMKKCGHGTGVQICLEKAVYDLLDMIVVYPVEDDNKLTDHDGHVLPDAYLVKRGSNARDLAYKIHTELGDNFVRAINARTHRTVGHDYILQNGDVITIVARK; from the coding sequence ATGCAGATCGGTATCGTCGGCAAACCCAACGTGGGGAAGTCGACTTTCTTCTCTGCGGCAACCTTGGCGACCGTTGAGATTGCAGACTACCCATTTACAACTATCAAACCGAACAGGGGTGTTGCCTACATAAGGGCAAAGTGCCCCCACACTGAGTTCGGCGTCAAGTGCAATCCGCGAAATTCTGCCTGCGAAAACGGAATTAGGCTCGTGCCTGTCGAACTTCTCGACGTCGCAGGACTTGTACCAGACGCATGGCAAGGTAGGGGATTGGGTAATAAATTTCTCGATGATTTGCGGCAGGCAGCAGCCCTCATTCATGTCGTTGATGCGAGCGGCGGTACAGATGAGGAAGGGAATAAGATCCCCCCAGGATCCCACGATCCACTATCAGACATCAAATTCCTCGAGCAAGAAATAGCATACTGGATAAAAGGAATACTCGAAAAGGGATTTGCGAAGATGGCAAGACAGGCACATCTTGAAGGCATCAAGGTTGAGAAAGCTATTCATGAGCGACTGACAGGACTCGGGGTATCAGAAACCGACATCATCATGGCGATAAGAAATGCGGGATTACCGGACAACCCAATGTACTGGCAGGATGCGGATCTTCTAAGATTAGCAGATGCTATAAGAAAACAAGGCAAACCGATGATTATCGCTCTTAATAAAGCCGATGTTGCGAGCGAAAGTCTACTGACACGATTGATGAATCTCGAGGGCTATATCACTGTCCCTGTATGTGCAGAATCGGAGCTTGGACTTAAGAGAGCTGCCAAGGCGGGACTGATTCGATATTTACCAGGTGACAAAGATTTCACGATCATCGATCCCCAGAAACTCAATGAGAATCAGAAAAAGGCGCTCGATTACTTCGCAAAGGTCATGAAAAAGTGCGGTCATGGAACCGGTGTCCAAATTTGCTTGGAAAAAGCGGTATACGACCTTCTCGACATGATCGTGGTCTATCCGGTCGAAGATGATAACAAACTCACTGATCATGACGGGCATGTCCTACCAGACGCGTACCTCGTGAAAAGAGGGAGCAATGCAAGAGATCTCGCATATAAGATACATACGGAACTTGGCGATAATTTCGTGAGGGCGATCAACGCGAGAACGCACAGAACAGTTGGTCATGATTATATATTGCAGAATGGTGATGTGATAACTATCGTTGCGCGAAAGTGA